One window of the Lacerta agilis isolate rLacAgi1 chromosome 17, rLacAgi1.pri, whole genome shotgun sequence genome contains the following:
- the GPHA2 gene encoding glycoprotein hormone alpha-2, producing MPTLLSAAILLVLLATGCWTSEATPGVGCHLHPFSVTIKSDPRGSCRSRQTVQACVGYCESSAFPSKYSVLLASNFKHNVTSVSQCCTIAKMQKIKVHLRCGGTRPETIEVFTAKTCQCDVCRLSRY from the exons ATGCCAACTCTCCTCTCTGCCGCCATCCTCTTGGTGCTGCTGGCCACAGGCTGCTGGACTTCTGAAGCCACCCCTGGAGTCGGTTGCCACCTCCATC cttTCAGCGTGACCATCAAGAGTGACCCCCGAGGGAGCTGCCGCAGCAGGCAAACGGTCCAGGCCTGCGTGGGCTACTGCGAATCCAGCGCCTTCCCCTCCAAGTACTCCGTCCTCCTGGCCAGCAACTTCAAGCACAACGTCACGTCCGTCTCCCAGTGCTGCACCATCGCAAAGATGCAGAAG ATAAAGGTGCATCTGCGTTGTGGGGGCACCCGGCCCGAGACCATAGAAGTCTTCACAGCAAAGACTTGCCAGTGTGACGTGTGCCGCCTCTCCAGATACTAG
- the LOC117038820 gene encoding RNA-binding protein 4-like isoform X3, translated as MVKIFVGGLSPVVTAEELRKLFEQYGQVNECDILKNFAFVHMEKEDEAHQAISALHKSEFYGAHLTVEYATSKIRNATKIYVGNVSAKATTSQIRQLFERFGKVVECDIVKNYAFVHMAKEREAMDAILNLNDTPLEDQKIFVTLSKSNSSLRAAKGAAAAAAAVPTPPPPSPSYYFSRGRLPPPPPAYTPYCPRAWYDREYCDRYSYELYDRARAAYDRALPPAPAAYRERSPVGRRTAASTAVVAQYADPYAAAAAAAAAAAATAAANQTYNPAYSQPGYAAAAAAAATYSQYSIGTAYNVAEYYERHRHRSVCEALC; from the exons ATGGTGAAGATCTTTGTGGGGGGCCTGTCTCCCGTGGTGACGGCCGAGGAGCTGAGGAAGCTCTTTGAGCAGTACGGGCAGGTGAACGAGTGCGACATCCTCAAGAACTTTGCCTTCGTGCACATGGAGAAGGAGGACGAGGCCCACCAGGCCATCAGCGCCCTGCACAAGAGCGAGTTCTACGGGGCCCACCTGACGGTGGAATACGCCACCTCCAAGATCAGAAACGCCACCAAGATCTACGTGGGGAACGTCTCCGCCAAGGCCACCACCTCCCAGATCCGCCAGCTCTTCGAGAGGTTCGGCAAAGTGGTGGAGTGCGACATCGTCAAGAACTACGCCTTTGTCCACATGGCCAAGGAGAGGGAGGCGATGGACGCCATCTTGAACCTCAACGATACCCCTCTGGAGGACCAGAAAATCTTCGTCACCCTTTCCAAGAGCAACAGCTCCCTGCGGGCCGCCAagggggcagcggcggcggcggcggcggtgcccACCCCGCCTCCCCCGTCTCCAAGCTACTACTTCTCCAGGGGGCGGCTGCCACCCCCGCCCCCGGCCTACACCCCCTACTGCCCCCGGGCCTGGTACGACAGGGAGTACTGCGACCGCTACTCGTACGAGCTCTACGACCGGGCCCGGGCCGCCTATGACCGGGCCTTGCCCCCTGCCCCTGCCGCCTATAGGGAAAGGAGCCCCGTGGGCAGGCGGACAGCTGCCTCCACCGCCGTCGTGGCCCAGTACGCCGACCCCTATGCGGCCGCTGCTGCTGCGGCggcagctgctgccgccaccgccgccgccaacCAGACCTACAACCCGGCCTACAGCCAGCCAGGGTAcgcagccgctgctgccgctgccgccacatACTCCCAGTACAGTATAGGAACCGCCTACAACGTGGCGGAGTACTACGAGAG GCATCGCCACCGCAGTGTCTGTGAGGCCCTTTGCTGA
- the LOC117038820 gene encoding RNA-binding protein 4-like isoform X2, translating to MVKIFVGGLSPVVTAEELRKLFEQYGQVNECDILKNFAFVHMEKEDEAHQAISALHKSEFYGAHLTVEYATSKIRNATKIYVGNVSAKATTSQIRQLFERFGKVVECDIVKNYAFVHMAKEREAMDAILNLNDTPLEDQKIFVTLSKSNSSLRAAKGAAAAAAAVPTPPPPSPSYYFSRGRLPPPPPAYTPYCPRAWYDREYCDRYSYELYDRARAAYDRALPPAPAAYRERSPVGRRTAASTAVVAQYADPYAAAAAAAAAAAATAAANQTYNPAYSQPGYAAAAAAAATYSQYSIGTAYNVAEYYERYASAYAAQYAQTF from the coding sequence ATGGTGAAGATCTTTGTGGGGGGCCTGTCTCCCGTGGTGACGGCCGAGGAGCTGAGGAAGCTCTTTGAGCAGTACGGGCAGGTGAACGAGTGCGACATCCTCAAGAACTTTGCCTTCGTGCACATGGAGAAGGAGGACGAGGCCCACCAGGCCATCAGCGCCCTGCACAAGAGCGAGTTCTACGGGGCCCACCTGACGGTGGAATACGCCACCTCCAAGATCAGAAACGCCACCAAGATCTACGTGGGGAACGTCTCCGCCAAGGCCACCACCTCCCAGATCCGCCAGCTCTTCGAGAGGTTCGGCAAAGTGGTGGAGTGCGACATCGTCAAGAACTACGCCTTTGTCCACATGGCCAAGGAGAGGGAGGCGATGGACGCCATCTTGAACCTCAACGATACCCCTCTGGAGGACCAGAAAATCTTCGTCACCCTTTCCAAGAGCAACAGCTCCCTGCGGGCCGCCAagggggcagcggcggcggcggcggcggtgcccACCCCGCCTCCCCCGTCTCCAAGCTACTACTTCTCCAGGGGGCGGCTGCCACCCCCGCCCCCGGCCTACACCCCCTACTGCCCCCGGGCCTGGTACGACAGGGAGTACTGCGACCGCTACTCGTACGAGCTCTACGACCGGGCCCGGGCCGCCTATGACCGGGCCTTGCCCCCTGCCCCTGCCGCCTATAGGGAAAGGAGCCCCGTGGGCAGGCGGACAGCTGCCTCCACCGCCGTCGTGGCCCAGTACGCCGACCCCTATGCGGCCGCTGCTGCTGCGGCggcagctgctgccgccaccgccgccgccaacCAGACCTACAACCCGGCCTACAGCCAGCCAGGGTAcgcagccgctgctgccgctgccgccacatACTCCCAGTACAGTATAGGAACCGCCTACAACGTGGCGGAGTACTACGAGAGGTACGCCAGCGCATACGCCGCCCAGTATGCGCAGACCTTCTGA
- the LOC117038820 gene encoding RNA-binding protein 4-like isoform X1 produces the protein MVKIFVGGLSPVVTAEELRKLFEQYGQVNECDILKNFAFVHMEKEDEAHQAISALHKSEFYGAHLTVEYATSKIRNATKIYVGNVSAKATTSQIRQLFERFGKVVECDIVKNYAFVHMAKEREAMDAILNLNDTPLEDQKIFVTLSKSNSSLRAAKGAAAAAAAVPTPPPPSPSYYFSRGRLPPPPPAYTPYCPRAWYDREYCDRYSYELYDRARAAYDRALPPAPAAYRERSPVGRRTAASTAVVAQYADPYAAAAAAAAAAAATAAANQTYNPAYSQPGYAAAAAAAATYSQYSIGTAYNVAEYYERSLCRHRHRSVCEALC, from the exons ATGGTGAAGATCTTTGTGGGGGGCCTGTCTCCCGTGGTGACGGCCGAGGAGCTGAGGAAGCTCTTTGAGCAGTACGGGCAGGTGAACGAGTGCGACATCCTCAAGAACTTTGCCTTCGTGCACATGGAGAAGGAGGACGAGGCCCACCAGGCCATCAGCGCCCTGCACAAGAGCGAGTTCTACGGGGCCCACCTGACGGTGGAATACGCCACCTCCAAGATCAGAAACGCCACCAAGATCTACGTGGGGAACGTCTCCGCCAAGGCCACCACCTCCCAGATCCGCCAGCTCTTCGAGAGGTTCGGCAAAGTGGTGGAGTGCGACATCGTCAAGAACTACGCCTTTGTCCACATGGCCAAGGAGAGGGAGGCGATGGACGCCATCTTGAACCTCAACGATACCCCTCTGGAGGACCAGAAAATCTTCGTCACCCTTTCCAAGAGCAACAGCTCCCTGCGGGCCGCCAagggggcagcggcggcggcggcggcggtgcccACCCCGCCTCCCCCGTCTCCAAGCTACTACTTCTCCAGGGGGCGGCTGCCACCCCCGCCCCCGGCCTACACCCCCTACTGCCCCCGGGCCTGGTACGACAGGGAGTACTGCGACCGCTACTCGTACGAGCTCTACGACCGGGCCCGGGCCGCCTATGACCGGGCCTTGCCCCCTGCCCCTGCCGCCTATAGGGAAAGGAGCCCCGTGGGCAGGCGGACAGCTGCCTCCACCGCCGTCGTGGCCCAGTACGCCGACCCCTATGCGGCCGCTGCTGCTGCGGCggcagctgctgccgccaccgccgccgccaacCAGACCTACAACCCGGCCTACAGCCAGCCAGGGTAcgcagccgctgctgccgctgccgccacatACTCCCAGTACAGTATAGGAACCGCCTACAACGTGGCGGAGTACTACGAGAG ATCTCTTTGCAGGCATCGCCACCGCAGTGTCTGTGAGGCCCTTTGCTGA